From one Micromonospora siamensis genomic stretch:
- the gatB gene encoding Asp-tRNA(Asn)/Glu-tRNA(Gln) amidotransferase subunit GatB: protein MTTTLPAYDEVVARYEPVIGLETHVELGTNTKMWCGCPTDFGGEPNTRVCPVCLGLPGSLPVANKAAIEATIRIGLALNCSIAEWCRFARKNYFYPDMPKNFQISQYDEPLCFDGYLDVEVNGELVRIGIERVHLEEDTGKTLHVGGATGRIHGATESLVDYNRAGIPLVEIVTKPVPGTGALAPEVARAYVTELRDVIRSLGVSDVRMEEGSLRCDVNTSLNLPGEEWGTRTETKNVNSLRSVERAVRSEMLRQASVLDAGGRITQETRHFQEDTGDTRPGRSKETATDYRYFPEPDLVPLAPDAAWVAELKAALPELPRLHRRRLQQEWGLSELDMQSVLNAGAVELIEATVAAGATPAAARKWWLGELSRRANETGVELADVGATPAQVAELQGLVDAGKLNDKLARSVLEGVVAGEGSPSEIMTSRGLEVVSDTGALTAAVDEAIAANPGIADKVRSGKVAAAGALVGAVMKTTRGQADAQTVRTLILERLGAQG, encoded by the coding sequence ATGACGACGACACTGCCCGCGTACGACGAGGTCGTCGCGCGCTACGAACCGGTGATCGGCCTGGAGACCCACGTCGAGCTGGGCACGAACACCAAGATGTGGTGCGGCTGCCCGACCGACTTCGGCGGCGAGCCGAACACCCGGGTCTGTCCGGTCTGCCTCGGCCTGCCCGGCTCGCTGCCGGTGGCCAACAAGGCGGCCATCGAGGCGACCATCCGGATCGGCCTGGCGCTGAACTGCTCCATCGCCGAGTGGTGCCGGTTCGCCCGGAAGAACTACTTCTATCCGGACATGCCGAAGAACTTCCAGATCAGCCAGTACGACGAGCCGCTCTGCTTCGACGGCTACCTGGACGTCGAGGTCAACGGCGAGCTGGTGCGGATCGGCATCGAGCGGGTGCACCTGGAGGAGGACACCGGCAAGACGCTGCACGTCGGTGGCGCCACCGGCCGCATCCACGGCGCGACCGAGTCGCTGGTCGACTACAACCGGGCCGGCATCCCGCTGGTGGAGATCGTCACCAAGCCGGTCCCCGGCACCGGTGCGCTGGCGCCGGAGGTGGCCCGGGCGTACGTCACCGAGCTGCGCGACGTGATCCGCTCGCTGGGCGTCTCCGACGTCCGGATGGAGGAGGGCTCGCTGCGCTGCGACGTCAACACGTCGCTGAACCTGCCGGGCGAGGAGTGGGGCACCCGCACCGAGACCAAGAACGTCAACTCGCTGCGTTCCGTCGAGCGGGCGGTCCGCTCGGAGATGCTGCGCCAGGCGTCGGTGCTCGACGCCGGCGGCCGGATCACCCAGGAGACCCGGCACTTCCAGGAGGACACCGGCGACACCCGGCCGGGCCGCTCCAAGGAGACTGCCACCGACTACCGCTACTTCCCGGAGCCGGACCTGGTGCCGCTCGCCCCGGACGCCGCGTGGGTCGCCGAGCTGAAGGCCGCCCTGCCGGAGCTGCCGCGGCTGCACCGCCGCCGCCTCCAGCAGGAGTGGGGCCTGTCCGAGCTGGACATGCAGTCGGTGCTCAACGCCGGCGCCGTCGAGCTGATCGAGGCCACCGTGGCCGCCGGCGCCACCCCGGCCGCCGCCCGCAAGTGGTGGCTCGGTGAGCTGTCCCGCCGGGCCAACGAGACCGGCGTGGAGCTGGCCGACGTGGGCGCCACCCCGGCGCAGGTCGCCGAGCTGCAGGGCCTGGTGGACGCGGGCAAGCTCAACGACAAGCTGGCCCGTTCCGTCCTGGAGGGCGTGGTGGCCGGCGAGGGTTCGCCGAGCGAGATCATGACCAGCCGGGGCCTGGAGGTGGTCTCCGACACCGGCGCGCTCACCGCCGCCGTGGACGAGGCGATCGCCGCCAACCCGGGCATCGCCGACAAGGTCCGCAGCGGCAAGGTCGCCGCAGCCGGCGCGCTGGTCGGCGCGGTCATGAAGACCACCCGTGGCCAGGCCGACGCCCAGACCGTCCGCACCCTGATCCTGGAGCGCCTCGGCGCCCAGGGCTGA
- a CDS encoding transketolase-like TK C-terminal-containing protein, whose amino-acid sequence MNQHDLDVLDEIQRRVLWLATRIVDAANHDRDTGDGVKVGGHQASSASLVTAMTALWFAHLDTEDRVAVKPHASPVFHAIQYLLGNLDRSYLPKLRARGGLQSYPSRTKDPDEVDFSTGSVGLGAAAPLFAAVTRRYVDAHFGARPHSRFIALIGDAELDEGNIWEAVADPATTGLGNVMWLVDFNRQSLDRVVPGIRINQWRGQFEAAGWHVVEVKYGRKLAEAYARPGGDVLRDWIDRMPNEQYQSLFGLAGPALRKQFLDGAPAEVGAFVEGIGDDELGPLVTDLGGHDPQAMLDAYAQCDAVTDRPSVVFAYTVKGWGLPIAGNPRNHSALLTTEQVDAFRAELGLTAETEWDRLDPASEAGIRAGARREALSRAPRERALGVTVPETTKVRANKPVSTQEVFGRVLVDLARDPKVAPYLVTTAPDVATSTNLAGFINKTGVFAPTERRSWTEDRMLRWTESPAGQHIELGISEMNLFLLLGQLGLSWDLSGQPLLPVGTVYDPFVLRGLDAFLYGTYSGSRFVVAGTPSGITLAPEGGAHQSTITASVGLELPGVTFVEPAYAGSLDWLLCDALGQIAQGSAPSATAAPAEDGAYYFRLSTRPIDQAPFEAARARIGDAVLRRQVVAGAYRLVDAHEAYPHLVDAPVVQLAASGAVLPEVLAAAAELAEEGVAAHVVDVTSLDRLYRAWQRTLRQGVRTATVPSVPGALRSAFADRVPVVSVHDAASHAMAWLGSAVGAPAVPLGVDEFGQSGSVQELYELHDLLPGSIVNAALAALALR is encoded by the coding sequence GTGAACCAGCACGACCTCGACGTCCTCGACGAGATTCAGCGGCGGGTGCTCTGGCTCGCCACCCGGATCGTGGACGCGGCCAACCACGACCGGGACACCGGTGACGGGGTGAAGGTCGGCGGCCACCAGGCGTCCAGCGCCTCGCTGGTCACCGCGATGACCGCGCTCTGGTTCGCACACCTGGACACCGAGGACCGGGTCGCGGTCAAGCCGCACGCCTCGCCGGTGTTCCACGCGATTCAATACCTTCTGGGCAACCTGGACCGGTCGTACCTGCCGAAGCTGCGGGCGCGCGGCGGGCTCCAGTCGTACCCGTCGCGGACCAAGGACCCGGACGAGGTGGACTTCTCCACCGGTTCGGTCGGGCTGGGCGCCGCCGCGCCGCTGTTCGCCGCGGTCACCCGCCGCTACGTCGACGCGCACTTCGGTGCGCGTCCGCACTCCCGGTTCATCGCCCTGATCGGCGACGCCGAGCTGGACGAGGGGAACATCTGGGAGGCGGTCGCCGACCCGGCCACCACCGGGCTGGGCAACGTGATGTGGCTGGTCGACTTCAACCGCCAGTCGCTGGACCGGGTCGTCCCCGGCATCCGGATCAACCAGTGGCGCGGCCAGTTCGAGGCGGCCGGCTGGCACGTGGTGGAGGTCAAGTACGGCCGCAAGCTGGCCGAGGCGTACGCCCGGCCGGGTGGCGACGTGCTGCGCGACTGGATCGACCGGATGCCCAACGAGCAGTACCAGTCGCTGTTCGGGCTGGCCGGGCCGGCCTTGCGCAAGCAGTTCCTGGACGGCGCGCCGGCCGAGGTGGGCGCCTTCGTGGAGGGCATCGGCGACGACGAGCTGGGCCCGCTCGTCACCGACCTGGGCGGGCACGACCCGCAGGCGATGCTCGACGCGTACGCCCAGTGCGACGCGGTCACCGACCGGCCCAGTGTGGTCTTCGCGTACACGGTCAAGGGTTGGGGCCTGCCCATCGCCGGCAATCCGCGCAACCACTCGGCGCTGCTCACCACCGAGCAGGTCGACGCGTTCCGCGCGGAGCTGGGCCTCACCGCGGAGACCGAGTGGGACCGGCTGGACCCGGCGTCGGAGGCCGGCATCCGGGCCGGCGCCCGCCGGGAGGCGCTGTCCCGCGCGCCCCGCGAGCGGGCGCTGGGGGTCACCGTCCCGGAGACCACGAAGGTACGCGCCAACAAGCCCGTCTCCACTCAGGAGGTCTTCGGGCGGGTGCTGGTCGACCTGGCCCGCGACCCGAAGGTGGCGCCGTACCTGGTGACCACCGCTCCGGACGTGGCCACCTCCACCAACCTGGCCGGGTTCATCAACAAGACCGGGGTGTTCGCCCCCACCGAGCGGCGGTCCTGGACCGAGGACCGGATGCTGCGCTGGACGGAGAGCCCGGCGGGCCAGCACATCGAGCTGGGCATCTCGGAGATGAACCTGTTCCTGCTGCTCGGTCAGCTCGGCCTGTCGTGGGACCTGTCCGGGCAGCCGCTGCTGCCGGTGGGCACGGTCTACGACCCGTTCGTGCTGCGCGGCCTGGACGCGTTCCTCTACGGCACCTACTCCGGCTCCCGGTTCGTGGTGGCGGGCACCCCGTCGGGCATCACCCTCGCCCCGGAGGGCGGCGCCCACCAGTCCACGATCACCGCCTCGGTGGGGTTGGAGCTGCCCGGGGTCACCTTCGTCGAGCCCGCGTACGCCGGCAGCCTGGACTGGCTGCTCTGCGACGCGCTCGGGCAGATCGCCCAGGGGTCGGCCCCCTCGGCCACCGCCGCGCCGGCCGAGGACGGGGCGTACTACTTCCGGCTGAGCACCCGCCCGATCGACCAGGCGCCCTTCGAGGCGGCCCGGGCCCGGATCGGCGACGCGGTGCTGCGCCGGCAGGTGGTGGCGGGGGCGTACCGGCTGGTGGACGCGCACGAGGCGTACCCGCATCTGGTGGACGCCCCGGTCGTGCAGCTCGCCGCCTCCGGCGCGGTGCTGCCGGAGGTCCTGGCGGCCGCCGCGGAGCTGGCGGAGGAGGGCGTCGCCGCGCACGTGGTCGACGTGACCAGCCTGGACCGGCTCTACCGGGCCTGGCAGCGGACGCTGCGCCAGGGCGTGCGGACGGCGACCGTGCCGAGCGTGCCGGGTGCGCTGCGGTCGGCCTTCGCCGACCGGGTGCCGGTGGTGTCGGTGCACGACGCCGCGTCGCACGCGATGGCCTGGCTCGGCTCGGCGGTGGGCGCTCCGGCGGTGCCGCTGGGCGTGGACGAGTTCGGCCAGTCCGGCAGCGTGCAGGAGCTGTACGAGCTGCACGACCTGCTGCCGGGCAGCATCGTCAACGCCGCCCTGGCCGCCCTCGCGCTGCGCTGA
- a CDS encoding metallophosphoesterase → MDGQENERHSTGGEDAPATGNDRRRPRLSGRTGRLGGNPRLRRFGLALAVLAVALIGVVGGTYAGGHVDTDIGPFRAELSLRPALTGGTTVDIPPLGALILNSHDGPTHLTVELGALDQRRTEALIGDPASISRASQSAVRDVRAGVMRLGLRTLGWSVLATLVLAALVFRNVRRTAWAGGVALAVTAGTLGLAAGTIRPEAIDEPRYEGLLVNAPAIVGDARRIANDYTKYSEQLQRLVGNVSKLYTTVSALPVYEPAPGTTRVLHISDMHLNPTGWQLIRTVVEQFGIDVVIDTGDITDWGSEPEASFVGSIGLLKKPYVYIRGNHDSPRTAAAVAQQPNAIVLNNSTTTVDGLTIAGIGDPRFTPDKNTSPAGSGLTKAVADQVIGAGEQLAATVSRSPKPVDIALVHDPASAGPLSGTCPLVLSGHTHARQVSKLPQVPGKAPTTLMVEGSTGGAGLRGLEGEKPTPLSMTVLYFDQQKLLQAYDDITVGGTGQSQVNLERHVIRDPAKGDQVPVTPTPTRGGPESPTPASPSPS, encoded by the coding sequence ATGGACGGTCAGGAGAACGAGCGGCACAGCACCGGCGGCGAGGACGCCCCGGCGACCGGGAACGACCGGCGCCGACCCCGCCTGTCAGGACGTACCGGACGGCTGGGAGGAAACCCCCGCCTCCGGCGGTTCGGGCTGGCCCTGGCCGTCCTGGCGGTCGCCCTCATCGGGGTGGTCGGAGGCACCTACGCCGGCGGGCACGTCGACACCGACATCGGGCCGTTCCGGGCCGAGCTGAGCCTGCGGCCCGCGCTCACCGGGGGCACCACCGTCGACATCCCGCCGCTCGGCGCGCTCATCCTGAACAGCCATGACGGGCCGACCCACCTCACCGTCGAGCTGGGCGCGCTGGACCAGCGCCGCACCGAGGCGCTGATCGGCGACCCGGCCAGCATCAGCCGGGCCAGCCAGTCCGCCGTCCGAGACGTCCGCGCCGGGGTGATGCGCCTGGGGCTGCGTACCCTCGGCTGGTCGGTGCTGGCCACGCTGGTGCTGGCGGCGCTGGTCTTCCGCAACGTCCGGCGGACCGCCTGGGCGGGCGGGGTGGCCCTGGCGGTCACGGCCGGCACCCTCGGCCTGGCCGCCGGCACCATCCGGCCGGAGGCGATCGACGAGCCCCGGTACGAGGGGCTGCTGGTCAACGCGCCCGCGATCGTCGGTGACGCCCGCCGGATCGCCAACGACTACACCAAGTACTCCGAGCAGCTCCAACGGCTGGTCGGCAACGTCAGCAAGCTCTACACCACCGTCTCCGCGCTGCCGGTCTACGAGCCGGCCCCCGGCACCACCCGGGTGCTGCACATCTCCGACATGCACCTGAACCCCACCGGTTGGCAGCTGATCCGGACGGTGGTGGAGCAGTTCGGCATCGACGTGGTGATCGACACCGGCGACATCACCGACTGGGGCAGCGAGCCGGAGGCGTCCTTCGTCGGCTCCATCGGCCTGCTCAAGAAGCCGTACGTCTACATCCGCGGAAACCACGACTCGCCCCGGACGGCCGCGGCGGTCGCGCAGCAGCCGAACGCGATCGTGCTGAACAACTCGACCACCACCGTCGACGGGCTGACCATCGCCGGCATCGGCGACCCCCGGTTCACCCCCGACAAGAACACCTCGCCGGCCGGCAGCGGCCTGACCAAGGCGGTCGCCGACCAGGTGATCGGCGCGGGCGAGCAGCTCGCCGCCACGGTGAGCAGGTCACCGAAACCGGTGGACATCGCGCTGGTGCACGACCCGGCCTCGGCCGGACCGCTCTCCGGCACCTGCCCGCTGGTGCTCTCCGGGCACACCCACGCCCGGCAGGTGTCCAAGCTGCCGCAGGTGCCGGGCAAGGCTCCGACCACGCTGATGGTGGAGGGCTCCACCGGCGGGGCCGGCCTGCGCGGCCTGGAGGGCGAGAAGCCCACCCCGCTGTCGATGACGGTGCTCTACTTCGACCAGCAGAAGCTGCTCCAGGCGTACGACGACATCACCGTCGGCGGCACCGGGCAGTCCCAGGTCAACCTGGAACGGCACGTGATCCGGGACCCGGCGAAGGGCGACCAGGTGCCGGTCACCCCGACCCCGACCCGCGGTGGCCCGGAGTCCCCGACCCCGGCCTCCCCCAGCCCCAGCTGA
- a CDS encoding PQQ-dependent sugar dehydrogenase, translated as MSARPPYLRTGRRRAALAASCATLLLATAGCSFGPPGPDPAGEPPSFPTPSVSAAPGGAGQEVVTTVLAKGLRVPWGIAFLPDGGALVTERDGGRVLKVGPESGPDGLKITVAQTLPEVTPAGEGGLLGVAVSPTYARDRTVFAYLTGRDDNRIVKFTLGGRSTPVLTGIPKSGTHNGGGLGFGPDGYLYASTGDAGDRGSAQDPKALSGKILRITAQGRPAPGNPFPGSPVWSLGHRNVQGFAWDAGKRMYAVEFGQNTWDEINQIVRGGNYGWPHVEGRAGDRRYRDPLVQWRTAEASCSGLAAAQRLLVTACLRGQRLWLVELTDTGTVLGQPRQLLTNRYGRLRAAATAPDGSVWVSTSNHDGRGEPAPEDDRLLRLVFGGGGAGRS; from the coding sequence GTGAGCGCCCGTCCCCCGTACCTCCGCACCGGCCGCCGCCGCGCGGCCCTGGCGGCGTCGTGCGCAACGCTGCTGCTGGCGACCGCCGGATGCAGCTTCGGCCCGCCCGGGCCGGACCCGGCCGGCGAGCCGCCCTCCTTCCCCACCCCGTCGGTCTCGGCCGCTCCCGGCGGCGCCGGGCAGGAGGTGGTCACCACCGTGCTGGCCAAGGGGCTGCGGGTGCCGTGGGGGATCGCCTTCCTGCCCGACGGCGGCGCCCTGGTCACCGAGCGGGACGGCGGCCGGGTGCTGAAGGTGGGGCCCGAGTCCGGGCCCGACGGGCTGAAGATCACCGTGGCGCAGACCCTGCCGGAGGTGACGCCGGCCGGCGAGGGCGGGCTGCTCGGCGTCGCCGTCTCCCCGACGTACGCCAGGGACCGGACGGTCTTCGCCTACCTGACCGGCCGGGACGACAACCGGATCGTGAAGTTCACGCTCGGCGGCAGGTCGACGCCGGTGCTCACCGGCATCCCGAAGTCGGGCACCCACAACGGTGGTGGGCTCGGTTTCGGCCCCGACGGCTACCTCTACGCCAGCACCGGTGACGCCGGCGATCGGGGCTCCGCGCAGGACCCGAAGGCGCTGTCGGGCAAGATCCTGCGGATCACGGCGCAGGGCCGCCCGGCGCCGGGCAACCCGTTCCCCGGCTCGCCCGTCTGGTCGCTCGGCCACCGCAACGTGCAGGGCTTCGCGTGGGACGCCGGCAAGCGGATGTACGCGGTGGAGTTCGGGCAGAACACCTGGGACGAGATCAACCAGATCGTCAGGGGCGGCAACTACGGCTGGCCGCACGTCGAGGGGCGGGCGGGTGACCGGCGCTACCGCGATCCGCTGGTGCAGTGGCGCACGGCGGAGGCGTCCTGCTCGGGACTGGCCGCCGCGCAGCGGCTGCTGGTCACCGCCTGCCTGCGCGGCCAGCGGCTGTGGCTGGTCGAGCTGACCGACACCGGTACGGTGCTGGGCCAGCCCCGGCAGTTGCTGACCAACAGGTACGGCCGGTTGCGGGCGGCGGCGACCGCCCCGGACGGCTCCGTCTGGGTGAGCACCTCGAACCACGACGGGCGGGGTGAGCCGGCCCCGGAGGACGACCGCCTCCTGCGGCTGGTCTTCGGTGGCGGTGGCGCGGGGCGCAGCTGA
- a CDS encoding SpoIIE family protein phosphatase, producing the protein MNDGSRDRAAGRPRIVSPALSDPARLRSLAETGLDNRADEAFDRFARLVSDLLEVPVALVSLVGRDRQFFPGAIGLPEPWAERRQTPLSHSFCQHVVDIEVPMVLPDARLYPRVRDNLAIPDLGVVAYAGMPLTDLEGRVLGALCAIDSKPRAWTARQLRTLADLAAACSSELRLRIALDGAQDARRQTEEAHGRLTMLAEMSETLGGTLDVNTSVERLGHAMVPVLADWCLVTLVDRAGEPRTVSAVHRDPERAAEAARFADLMTTGLGPRSITRSVLRSGQSVLVSAGTVADVAERTTLPEMPALAERLGFASHLSVPITAAGRGAVIGCITLVNGPDRRPFDDGDLHTAQDIGRRAGQAVGNSWMYGEQRHVAEVLQHSMLPALPRPAGVELAARYQPVADRVEVGGDWYDAFVQPDGDLVVAIGDVAGHDIEAAATMGQLRNLVRGNAFGRTDPVAGLLTHLDEAIRGLRIPTVATAVLARLRHADTGGLTLSWCNAGHPPPLLVRVGGAVEVLDAPREPLLGLARPIRRTGRETPLAPGDTLLLYTDGLVERRDRPLDEGLEELVDRLTGGDRLTVDELCDRLVTAVHNREDDIALLAARAH; encoded by the coding sequence ATGAACGACGGCTCTCGCGACCGCGCGGCCGGACGCCCGCGGATCGTGTCGCCGGCGCTGTCCGACCCGGCCCGGTTGCGGTCCCTCGCGGAGACCGGGCTGGACAACCGCGCCGACGAGGCGTTCGACCGGTTCGCCCGGCTGGTCAGCGACCTGCTGGAGGTGCCCGTCGCGCTGGTGTCGCTGGTCGGCCGGGACCGGCAGTTCTTCCCGGGCGCGATCGGGCTGCCCGAGCCCTGGGCGGAGCGGCGGCAGACCCCGCTGAGCCACTCCTTCTGCCAGCACGTCGTCGACATCGAGGTGCCGATGGTGCTGCCGGACGCCCGGCTCTACCCCCGGGTCCGGGACAATCTCGCCATCCCCGACCTGGGCGTCGTGGCGTACGCGGGCATGCCGCTGACCGACCTGGAGGGTCGGGTCCTCGGTGCGCTCTGCGCGATCGACAGCAAGCCCCGGGCCTGGACGGCCCGGCAGTTGCGGACGCTGGCCGACCTGGCCGCCGCCTGTTCCTCGGAGCTGCGGCTGCGGATCGCCCTCGACGGCGCGCAGGACGCCCGCCGGCAGACCGAGGAGGCGCACGGGCGGCTGACCATGCTCGCCGAGATGAGCGAGACCCTCGGCGGGACCCTGGACGTGAACACCTCGGTGGAGCGGCTCGGTCACGCGATGGTGCCGGTGCTGGCCGACTGGTGCCTGGTGACGCTGGTCGACCGGGCCGGCGAGCCACGAACCGTCTCGGCCGTGCACCGGGACCCGGAGCGGGCCGCGGAGGCGGCCCGGTTCGCCGACCTGATGACCACCGGCCTCGGGCCGCGGTCGATCACCCGATCGGTGCTGCGCAGCGGGCAGTCGGTGCTGGTGAGCGCGGGTACGGTCGCCGACGTCGCGGAGCGCACCACGCTGCCCGAGATGCCGGCGCTGGCCGAACGGCTCGGCTTCGCCTCGCACCTGAGCGTCCCGATCACCGCGGCCGGCCGGGGCGCGGTGATCGGCTGCATCACCCTGGTCAACGGGCCCGACCGGCGGCCGTTCGACGACGGCGACCTGCACACCGCGCAGGACATCGGCCGCCGAGCCGGGCAGGCCGTCGGCAACAGCTGGATGTACGGCGAGCAGCGGCACGTCGCCGAGGTGCTCCAGCACAGCATGCTGCCCGCCCTGCCCCGACCGGCGGGCGTGGAGCTGGCCGCCCGTTACCAGCCGGTGGCCGACCGGGTGGAGGTCGGCGGCGACTGGTACGACGCCTTCGTCCAGCCCGACGGCGACCTGGTCGTCGCGATCGGCGACGTCGCCGGGCACGACATCGAGGCGGCGGCCACCATGGGTCAGCTGCGCAACCTGGTCCGGGGCAACGCGTTCGGCCGGACCGACCCGGTGGCCGGGCTGCTGACCCACCTGGACGAGGCGATCCGGGGACTGCGGATTCCCACGGTCGCCACCGCGGTGCTGGCCCGGTTGCGTCACGCCGACACCGGGGGCCTGACGCTGAGCTGGTGCAACGCGGGGCACCCACCGCCGCTGCTGGTACGCGTCGGCGGCGCGGTGGAGGTCCTCGACGCGCCGCGGGAGCCGCTGCTCGGCCTCGCCCGCCCGATCCGCCGTACCGGCCGGGAGACGCCGCTGGCGCCCGGCGACACGCTGCTGCTCTACACCGACGGGCTGGTCGAACGGCGGGACCGGCCGCTGGACGAGGGGCTGGAGGAGCTGGTCGACCGGCTCACCGGTGGTGACCGGCTCACCGTGGACGAGCTCTGCGACCGGCTGGTGACCGCGGTGCACAACCGGGAGGACGACATCGCGCTGCTCGCCGCCCGCGCCCACTGA
- a CDS encoding 2-hydroxyacid dehydrogenase — MKVWIPHEAGRELLGELPADVIVECLADPAQLPSDPARVRFWVPPFLSAGDVTGLLDRLPALEVVQLLSAGADAWVDRVPAGVTLCDARGVHDSATAEWVVTAILAHLRGFPALARAQARREWAYDEVAPTDELAGKRVLIVGAGSIGAAVEARLAPFEVDFTLVARTARPAEGVHGVDELPRLLPEADVVVLLVPLTDRTRGLVDEKFLAAMPDGALLVNAARGPVARTEALVAEARTGRLHAALDVTDPEPLPADHPLWELPNVLLTPHVAGSVRGLLPRAYRLVGAQLRRFVAGEPLENVVTDGY; from the coding sequence GTGAAGGTGTGGATCCCGCACGAGGCCGGCCGTGAGCTGCTGGGCGAGCTGCCCGCCGACGTCATCGTGGAATGTCTTGCCGACCCGGCGCAGCTCCCGTCCGACCCGGCCCGGGTGCGGTTCTGGGTGCCGCCGTTCCTGTCCGCCGGTGACGTGACCGGGCTGCTGGACCGGCTGCCGGCCCTGGAGGTCGTGCAGCTGCTCTCCGCGGGGGCCGACGCCTGGGTCGACCGGGTACCGGCGGGGGTCACCCTCTGCGACGCGCGGGGCGTGCACGACTCCGCCACCGCCGAGTGGGTGGTCACCGCGATCCTGGCCCACCTGCGCGGTTTCCCGGCGCTGGCCCGGGCGCAGGCCCGCCGCGAGTGGGCGTACGACGAGGTCGCCCCCACCGACGAGCTGGCCGGCAAGCGGGTGCTCATCGTCGGCGCCGGGTCGATCGGCGCGGCGGTTGAGGCCCGGCTCGCCCCGTTCGAGGTCGACTTCACGCTGGTCGCCCGGACGGCCCGGCCCGCCGAGGGGGTGCACGGGGTCGACGAGCTGCCCCGGCTGCTGCCCGAGGCGGACGTGGTGGTGCTGCTCGTGCCGCTGACCGACCGGACCCGGGGCCTGGTCGACGAGAAGTTCCTCGCCGCCATGCCGGACGGCGCGCTGCTGGTGAACGCCGCCCGCGGTCCGGTGGCCCGGACGGAGGCGCTGGTCGCGGAGGCCCGCACCGGCCGGCTGCACGCCGCGCTGGACGTCACCGACCCGGAGCCGCTGCCCGCCGACCACCCCCTGTGGGAATTGCCGAACGTGCTGCTCACCCCGCACGTGGCGGGCTCGGTGCGGGGGCTGCTGCCGCGGGCGTACCGGCTGGTGGGCGCGCAGCTGCGCCGCTTCGTCGCGGGTGAGCCGCTGGAGAACGTGGTCACCGACGGCTACTGA
- a CDS encoding PH domain-containing protein — translation MSRVDTLRFRHNQAILVAAIVAFIGALPLATARSYLLPVLLVPLAVAVWAWRAGTDADPRELRLRALTGQRRIAWERVAELAADPRGRAVVRLDDGERLVLPAVRGSDLPRLVAVTGQPLPDTTR, via the coding sequence GTGAGTCGCGTCGACACCCTCCGCTTCCGGCACAACCAGGCGATCCTGGTCGCGGCGATCGTCGCCTTCATCGGCGCGCTGCCGCTGGCCACCGCCCGGTCGTACCTGCTGCCCGTGCTCCTGGTGCCGTTGGCCGTCGCCGTCTGGGCCTGGCGGGCCGGAACCGACGCCGACCCCCGGGAGCTGCGGCTGCGCGCCCTCACCGGGCAGCGCCGGATCGCCTGGGAGCGGGTCGCCGAACTGGCCGCCGACCCACGGGGCCGGGCGGTCGTCCGGCTCGACGACGGCGAACGGCTCGTGCTGCCGGCGGTACGCGGCAGCGACCTGCCCCGGCTGGTCGCGGTGACCGGCCAGCCCCTGCCCGACACCACCCGCTGA